In Astyanax mexicanus isolate ESR-SI-001 chromosome 5, AstMex3_surface, whole genome shotgun sequence, a single window of DNA contains:
- the LOC103032844 gene encoding gamma-crystallin M3 → MTMGRIIFYEDRNFQGRSYETSSDCPELTSYLSRCNSCRVESGCFMVYERPNFMGHQMLARRGEYPDNQRLMGMTMSDCIRSCRMIPMYRGSFRMRVYERENFGGQMHEILEDCDSFSDRYRMSDIQSCNVMDGHWLMYEQPNYRGRMVYLRPGEYRSYRDMGINSMMRFGSMRRIMDSC, encoded by the exons ATGACCATGGGCAGG ATTATCTTCTACGAGGACAGGAACTTTCAGGGACGTTCCTATGAGACCAGCAGTGACTGCCCTGAGCTGACCTCCTACTTGAGCCGCTGCAACTCCTGCAGGGTGGAGAGCGGCTGCTTCATGGTCTATGAGAGGCCCAACTTCATGGGCCATCAGATGCTGGCCCGTAGAGGAGAGTATCCTGACAACCAGCGGCTGATGGGAATGACCATGAGTGACTGCATCCGCTCCTGCAGGATGATCCCAATG TATCGTGGCTCCTTTAGAATGAGGGTCTATGAGCGAGAGAATTTCGGTGGCCAGATGCACGAGATCCTGGAGGACTGTGACTCCTTCTCTGACCGTTACCGCATGTCCGATATCCAGTCCTGCAACGTGATGGACGGCCACTGGCTGATGTACGAGCAGCCTAACTATAGAGGCAGGATGGTGTACCTGAGGCCTGGAGAATACAGGAGCTACAGGGATATGGGCATTAACTCCATGATGAGGTTCGGCTCCATGAGACGCATCATGGACTCCTGTTAG